Genomic window (Eubalaena glacialis isolate mEubGla1 chromosome X, mEubGla1.1.hap2.+ XY, whole genome shotgun sequence):
ATTAAAGAGACAAGAGTTGGTTGGAAAGGAAAAGTTGCCTTAATCAGGAAACCGGCTACCCAGGGAGAAGGTGGAATCCCAaaaccaactccaaagattctgctcagtcatgaaaatttttaaagggaaaaaggggaaataaCCTCAGTTAATCATTAAGGTAGAGGGTCAGATTCTTCGTCATTTTTCTGTTGCGTGCAGATCTGCTGACTCGTGATCTTCCTTTGGATGCTATCTTGTCCACGTGGTTTGCCTGCAAATTTGCTAACGGGGAAACTAGGGGTAGGGGGTCAGTCATTCTTCAACtatttaattcttcattcttactccTTAGAATCTGGGAAATGACTCAACACGTTAGGGAAGGCATTGTGTACATTCAGAAGagcataagtcaggagttagTTAGGTTAAATGTTACCTAGtgatctcatttttataactAAGGGAAACAGAGATGGACAAACAGAAAaagggcaaaagagctgcttacaGGAAGATTGTGCaggatgaataatattctgtaCTTCACACCACACTTTATATCCCTTAAACCACTTGCTTCTTCATACTCTCTTTCAAAACACAATACCTTTCGGCTCAGTCTTACCAAAGCCCCTGCTCTGACTCTTACATACACTGACCCAGATTGGATGCCCCTAGAGAAGTCAAAAGCATGAAATAGAGAAGCCGGACCACCCTTCTTCATGCAACTTCACGCTTATCCTTCAACTACTCCAGCTGCTGAAAAGCTATAGAAGTTAAAGAAATCTCCTTGTGTTGTGTGTGCAGCACCTTCCCTGAGAGCGATGAAGTCAAGCCAGGCTGCTCCCCTGTCCAGCTCAGCAAGCTTCGGGTTCCATTCAGACCTCCTTCTTCACACACTGAGCTCTGAACAATAGACTCTCCAAGCTTccggaattccctggcaatccagtggttaggactcggcgcttccactgcaggggtcacaggttcgatccctggttgggggactaagatcctgcaagctgcggggcgcggccaggaaaaaaaaagaaaaagaaaagaatctccaAGCTTTGGAGTCTGGTTTTCCACTTAGAGAGCATTATCTTAACTTTCCCACACCACTACATTCAGATTCACCTCTCTAAAGGCCACCAAGATTAAGAGCATCAACTAGCCCTTGGATTAATATATATAGCTGTACCAAGACCCATATACAAGGGGAGAGGTCACCCATATTGGTAAAGGTGGGACTGAAAGTCCAATTCTTCTATGTGATGCCAGGAAGCCCCTTAGTAGAAGTCATTTGGTCATAGTAAAGGTGCACGTCGCTACTAGATTTAGCTGCCTAACAGCTTTAATATGGAGAAGTTGATTTACCCTCAAGAAAATGGCtcactctcctttcttctctgctaAAAGCCATTGGCTGTTGGTCGTCTGCACACAGTTGTCAGTTTGACCTTCTTGGAGGGGCACCAGCATTGCCTCAAAGGGGCGTTGTTTACCACTCTGCATTCCACTCTACAAAATGAATTGCAAGGTCTCCCCTTCTCCGCACCTTATAGTGTGATGACGTTGCTCCCCTAAGGAGTAAACAATACATGCTTTAAAGTGGACTTGTAGGATTTGAgtgtctttcttttgatttgaaaCTACATCAAATAAACTTGTACAGAGGTGGTCTGCTTCTGAGTCATAGCTTATGGTTCCTGGGATAATTATATTTGATGGGAGCTCCACGTGATTCAGGGGTTTAGTACTTGTCCTGATCCCAAGCCTGTgccatctttgttttgtttttttttttttctttaattggagtgtagttgccTGTGCCATCTTTGTAACCTAACCTTTTCCTGCCTTTGAGGCAGCCCACGGGTATGTGCCCTCTTAGGCACTGAGGAATAGTAGGGGTTTAGCAGCCAGTCTGGAGACCTGATCTGGGAGAGAGCCAGGCATTCAGTTTCATCTACAAATGCCCATTCAAAGTCGACCATCCTGAAAAAGGGTAAGGTTCACAGTAAGACAGCATGAAGCTGGCCTTGGGATAAGTTCAAGTTAAAAATGAGATAAGTATAAGGATGTTCAGTAGAGTAAGTTTAAGGTTTATTGGGGGACAATGAGAATGATGATAATACTTGGAACTGTTACTGGTCAGGAGACAAAAAACATTAAGACAAAGATTCGAATAATGTTAATGTCGTGTGTGACAACAGCATAAAAATGACTGCTCCGGGTCCTGGCTCAGCGGGGAAGCGCGGTTGCACGTCAGAGCTGAGTGCGGCCGACAAAGGGCCGCCTTCACCGGCTTGCTGGGCAGTGGCGCGCCTCCCAAGGGGCAGTGGGCTCCTCATCTCCACACCCTCCCGTCCGTAATCAGTGGCCAGGGCCACTGCAGAAATCACATCGTGGCAggataaatgaagaaggaaacgGGGAAGGGGCAAAGCATTGATTGCAAATGGCAAATGTCTTAATAACGAGCAAatgtggcaggaaaaaaaaaaaatagaagacaacTGACCATGGAAACAGTTGAATCCCAGCAGGATAGAACAGATTCTGTGTGACAGATTCTGTAACAGGTGTAACAGATCCTGTGGCAGAGAGTGAATCTGCTCATATGCAGACTCAGACTGGTCAAAATTCAATCCCTAGTTTAGCTCGGGTTTCTGTAGCTGCATCAGGCACCAGAAGAGGCTCCCCAGCTGTCACTCTAGTGCTGTCACCTTCTGGCCAAACTGTACATGCCCAGGGAATAATAATTGAGACACCACAGCCATTGGTTATTCAGTCACCACGAATACAAACCGTTCAGACGGCAGCGATTACAGAGACAGATGAGTCTGTTTTATGTTGTCTTTATGATGCATGCAAACATGATAAGATGTAAATGTCTGTATTTCATTCTTGGTTTTGTTACCAACAAATACATATCATACATACTAACCTAAAATAAGCACATTTGATTTCAAAATTATGTTTGAAATGTAATTCTGTTTACACTACTTTCTACTGAGTTACTTTGTGCTGCAGTTTTTTCcgaaaagagaatggaaaaatgatctactttttaaaactatagCAATTGGacagatcattttattttaaatgttaagcaCCAAACAGATACAGTCACATTTACTTTTCAAATGACTTACATGAATTATATTAAGGTTCAGAGTGAGACAGCAAGCGTAAGTGACACCTGGAGTAAAGTTAGGGTTCAGTATTTGATAACAGGAATATAGATCTTCTATGGTTCAGCATGAAACAACACACATAAAGGGGACCGCTGGAATAAAGTTTAAGATTCAGGCTGAAACCACAAGCACAAAGACAGCTATCTGTTCAGTGTGAGACAAAAACAGGAAATTTTCACTGGGAAAAGGTTATGGTTCAGTGTGAAAAACAATCCTGAAGATTGGATTGGAATCTTCATTCTGCTGGAATGAGGTCAAGGTTCACTGGGCAACGCAAGCAATTAGATGGCTGCTCAAATAAGATCACGTTTCAGTTTAGTGCAGGAAGCATAACAATGAATGGCAGAATTTATTCTTCAGTGTGAGACCAAAAGCACCCAGCTGACTGCTGAATGAGGTAAGTTTGGTGTGCGACAAGAAAGAAGATCACCAGGGAAATAAGTATAAAGCTCAGTGTGCCACAGCATTCCTGAACATGACGCTGGAATTAGGTAAAGGCTTAGAGGATGACAACAAGCTGGAAGGTCGCCGCAGCAATAGGATAACGTTCAGTGTGACACAACCACCACGAAAATGATGGATTATGGTTAAGGATCAGAGTGAGACAAGAGCGTGAAGATGACTTCTGGGAGAAGGTTAAGGCCCAGTGTGAGATGCAATCAGAAAGATAACCACTGGACGAAGGTTATTCTTCAGTGTGGGACAAAAAGCTAGAAGATGAGTGCTGGAATAAACTTAGAGTCAATGGGAGAAAACAGGCCTGTTGCTGACTGCTAGAATAAAGGTACATACGGTTCAGTGTGACCTGACAAACATGTTGGTGACTGCTACAATAAAGGTTCAGGATGAGACCACCAACCTGAAAATGACGGAGGAAATATGGTTAAGATTCAAAGGGTGACAATGTGTATGAAGATGGCTGCTGGAATAAGGTTAAGGTTCTGTGTGCAACAATAAGCAAGTGGATGGATTATAAAGATAATTAGGCTTCAGTGTGAGGCAACAAGCAAGAAGATGGCCTCTGGAATAAAGGTCAGTTCAGTGTGAGACTATGATTATGAGGAAGACCACTGGAATACAGATAAGGTTTACTGAGAAACATCAAGCATGAAGCTGACCACTGCTATTCCGTTATTGTTCAGTATGAGTCAACCAACTTGAAGATGACCACTGATATAAGGTTAAGGTTAAGTATCATAAGGTTAAGTGTCAAACATTGTCAGAAACATGATTGCTTGAATGAGGTTAAGGTTGAGTGTGGGATGGCAAGCATGATATGACTGCTGGAACCAACTTAAGATTCAGTATGAGACAAAATGCGTGAAGATGGCTGGTAGACTCATGTCTTGCTATGATGTGTGATCAAGCATTCAGTTGACTGCTGGAAGAAAGTTAAGGTTCACCAAACCAACACAAACAAGATGAGTGGTGGAAAAGTTAAAGTTCAATGTGACACCAACAAACATTAGCATAGCCACTGGAATAAGATTAAGATTTAAAGAGTGTCAACAATCTAGAATATTACTGATGGAACAAGTTAAGGTTCAGTGTGACACAACTACCAAGAGGATGCCTCTTGGAATAAGGGCAACATTCAGGTGTGATAAGAAGCataaaaacaacaaggtcctactgtatagctcagggaactatattccatatcttgtgataaaccataatggaaaagaatatgaaaaagaatgtatatatgtataactgaatcactttgctatacagtagaaattaacacaaaacattgtaaattaactatacttcaataaaaaaaaagacgcATGAAGATGACTACTGGAATAAGTTTAAGTTTCATCATATGTCTGACCACAAGCATGATGATGAATGCTGATAGAAGGCAattattcagggcttccctggtggcacagtggttaagaatcctcctgccaatgcaggggacatgggttcgagccctggtccacgtgccgcagagcaactaagcccgtgagcctacagctactgagcctgcgctctagagcccacgagccacaactactgagcccgcgtgccacaactactgagcccactagccacaactactgaagcccacgcgcctagagcccgtgccctgcaacaagagaagccatggcaatgaaaagcctgagcaccgcaacgaagagtagcccccgctccccgcaactagagaaacgcccgcgcgcagcaacaaagacccaacgcagccataaataaataaataaataaataaacttatattaaaaaaaccaaaaaccaaaaaacaaatggtTCAATTAGAACATGACAAAagacatttcactaaagaagacatacagatagaaaataagcacataaaatgaTTTTCACCATtattagccattagagaaatataaattaaaaccacaacgagatatcactatacacctatcagaatgtcaagaataaaaaatagtgataataccAAATGTTGATGAGTATGAAGAGAAACTGGATCTATTCATaaattgctgatgggaatgtaaaatgttacagccacGATGGAAAAGTTTGGCTGAGTCTTATGAAACTAAACACGcacttaccatacaacccagcaattgcactcttgggcatttatcccagataaATAGAAATTTTTGTCCACACAGTAACCCGTGAACAAATATTCACGACAGCTttattcctaatagccaaaaactggaaaccctGGTGTGCTTCCTGGGTAAGTGGTATACAAACTATGGTACAACCATACCAAGGAATACTAACTCAGCAATAAAAGCAGTGAACTATTGACACTTGACATTCCCAGCAAATTGGATGACTCTCCAAAGAATGATGTTGAGtgaaaaagccaatcccaaaaggttacatactgtatgattccatttgtataacattctcaaaaagacaaaattatagaaatagacaacagattagtgattgccaggcattaaggaggaagagcaggaaggAAGTGGGTGTGGCCAAAAAGGGGCAACACAAGGGATCCTGACAGTTATGaaactgttctatatcttgagTATGATGGTGGATGCATGAATCCACAcgtgataaaattgcatagaactaaacacacacacacacacacacacacacacacaaagtaaatTGGGGAAATCTGAACAAGATAGATAGATTTGTGTCAATACCCTGATTTTGATATTGTACAGTACTGCAGTTTTGAAAGATGctaccactgtggaaaactgggtAAAATGTACATGGGATCTCTCTATTTTTTCTTGCAACTGTATGTAAATCTACAATTAACTCAAAAGAAAgggtttaattaaaaaatcaattgcagttctatatactaacaatgaacatgtGGAAACCAAAATTAAACACACAGTACCACTTACAGCCACTCTAAAGGAAATGAGATAGATGTAACTCTAACAAAATATCTACAGGGTTGCTGAGTAAGTACAAGGAGGTAGCCCAAAGCAGTTCTTTTGTGGTGATGGAATATTTTTGTATCTTGATTATAGTAGTGGTTACATGAATCCTGACATGGGATAAAATTGCTAGAgctatacatgcacacacacacacacagattaatGCAGGTTAGAAAAATAGTGAAAACTGAATTAGGCCTGTAGTCTAGTCAAGAGTAATATATcagtgtcaatttcctggttttgatattatactGTGTCTATAGAAAATGCCACCattggggaagctgggtgaaaggCACAatgtcttttttgttctatttgtgcaacttcctgtgagtctataattatttcaaaataaaatgttaaaaataaatgagatgaggCCAAGGAGAGGTTTCAGAAATGATTGGAGGGAACAGGTTCTGCAAATGAATGACGCTGGATCCAGTCTGGAACAAAGGGTTTCTATAAAGCTTAAGTCTATATTCCTGTGCCCcttctttttcaaataatttttattgcattataCAAGTAATACTTACAGATATACATattgatatacatacatatacatggagAATAAAAAGTATGTCCTCCTTCCTACTGCCTTAACCAGAGTAAACAATGTTCTGTAATTTGATATATATCTGCCCTGGTGTTTTTTATGCATTCATATCCATGCGTGGTTATATTGTTGATAAAATCATGATGCAATCCAATAACCTAGTGCCTCTCAAACTTACTTTTCTTCCTTGATCATGCAGGTAGGACAATTGCTCAGTGTATATGAATCTGCTAGGTTCCTTCAACACTTATACAGAGGCTACAGAGATATTCAGTGTGATGGTGAACAGGCATTTTGAGAGGGACTATTAAGGTATTAACTTAGGCCAGCCCTCCTTGTGAAAATTGGGATGAGGTCTTCGTGAATCAGCTTCTTGCAGACAGCTTCTTAAAAGTCCTGACTATAATGAAGCATGCGCATTTCAATAGTCTTGAAAACGTGACGGAGTTTGGATTGGATGTGGTTTAGAAAAAGATTAGATGAAACCACGAAAAGGCTTTAAAGCCCAACAGCAAGAAAAAGGCAATGAGTGAGAGCAGATGAATACCCGAGAGGACCTTGTGCGGTATCCAGGGCAAAGATAGACTAAGAGGAGTGCTTAGAAATCACTACGGAGTGAAAGGTAAGGAAAATGAGGCAATGGAGCAATTCACGAATAAAGAAATACACATGACCAGCCAATATACCCGAAAGGAAAAAATGCGCGTGTGGGTTTGGTGAAACTCCATAGTGCAGAGTTACcataaaaatgtgaattaaagAAAAGTACAGTGGGTTGGCTGGCCCGGTTTTCTGTGGAGACAGTGAGGGAAAGGAGATGGTGTAAATGGGGCAGAGGGTTCAGGGTGGGCCTTCTGTGCAGAATCAGCCCAGCGGTCCAGACCCTCACGGCCTCTACCCCCCTGCTCTAGCGCATTCTGCAAAAGGATCCCAGGGCAGCAGCGCCTTACAACGCGCTCAGGCCCTTGGGCTCTCTTCTTGGGAGTCGGGGAGGAGGCGGGGCTTGCCGGCGGGGCGGGTCCCGTGGGTGGGGCTGAGTCCGCGGCGGCCAGTCTGTAGCCCCCGAAGGGGGCGTGGCCACGCTAGGGGCGGGGTTAGGCTGGCGGCCGCCACTCAGGGAGCAGGCGAGGGGGTGGAGCTGGCTGTGGCTGTGGCTGTGGCTGCGGCTGCCTCAGGAGACGGCGGAGCGGGCGGGGTGGGCTGTCGGCTCCAGGCCTCGCGTCCACCTGCCCACCCGCTCCCACTGCGGTCGGTCGGCGGGGTGTGCGCCGGGCCGGGCCCATGGCGGCGTCGGCGGCCCTgtctgcggcggcggcggcggctgcccTGTCGGGCCTGGCGGTGCGGCTGTCTCGCTCGGCCGCGGCCCGCGGCTCCTACGGCGCCTTCTGCAAGGGGCTCACGCGCACGCTGATCACCTTCTTCGACCTGGCCTGGCGGCTGCGCGTGAACTTCCCCTACTTCTACATCGTGGCCTCGGTGATGCTCAACGTCCGCCTGCAGGTGCGGATCGAGTGAGCGCCCGCGACCACCGCGCGGCCGCGACGGCAGGGGCGCCGCGGGGCCCGGGGCCGCCGGGACGCggcgggggaaggaggaggggcggCCCGGGCCCCCGGACCCTAGACCTCGGCGGAGGTCACGGCCACCGAGCCCCAAGCCCCGGCTCTGGCCACCCACGTCGCGGCCGGTGACGAAGTGCACAGAGACTCGCGAAACGGGCCCTTTCCATCGAACTCGAGAAAATTACTTGAGTGCGGCCGACCTGTTGCCTCACCTTGGCCGAAGCGGGGGCAGAAGGAAGAAATTCTGCAGCAGGAACGTGAATGACTGGCCCTGACCAAAGAGGTAGGAGGCCAGAGGTTGGACTTCGGGCTGGAGGGAGGCGGTTGCCATGACATCTAGATGTCCAGGCCCCTCGGTGGTTTGGCGGAGACGTGGAAGGGGCCCGAGGAAGCCAGCCCGGAAAGCTGCCGAGCCGCGAGCAGGCAAGGCAGGGCGGGCGCAGGCCCTCCGGACTCCCTTGTCATATTTCCAAGATGGGGGTGAGAGGCGGCGGCCTCGGCATCTTGGAGGGTCAGCCCATCACCTCCCGCCCACGGCCCCAGTGGTGTCACCTGAACACGGGGGAGTGGAGGGAAATGGGCTCGGGGAGGCCCAGGGAAGGCCCTAGAGGAGAAAAGATGCTGCTACCCTTGTCCTCTACCCGCTGGGAGGCAGCCTGGAAGGGTGGTTGTGTTCTTGGCCAAACCCCAGGTCTGTCTCTTTGTCAGCCCTTTGCAAACCGGCCTCCTGCCTAGTCTCTGGGGCCAGGGGACTGCTCTCTGCCTGCTCCTGCTGTCCCTGTTGCTCCCCTCTCCGCTCTCCTAGGGCACCCTCCAAAGCTCCGCATCTGGGGACGGGGAAGAGCAGGACAGATGCATTCCTCCCCGGCCCTCCCCCCATCTCAGCCACGCTCCCTCCAGCTCGTCCCAGTGCCCTCCCGGCGCCACAGCCCTGGacggcctccagcagcccccgtATCCCAGAGGATTTGGGAAAGTGGGGATCTCCTTGAGCGGAGGGCAGCTCTCAGGCTGGGGTGGAGAGCAGATGCAGAAGGGGCTTGTAGAGGAGGTGAcgcctggggaggcaggggcctCTCTGGGTGGGGAGGCAGCTCGCAAGTCCCCATCTCTTTCTTTGTCTCAGGAACTGGTGTTATAGGAAGTGACCTGCCCCTTCTCTGGTCTTGTCAAGAGagtccctaaccctaaccctgaccctagaGCTGCCTGGGGAGCAGCCTAGAGAAGGGCCTGACCCACGAGGAGAGGAAGGGACCAGGCAGAGACCCCGAGGGGTGGGGTGACCCAGTGGTCCGGTTCTGGCgtggggaaggaaggacagaCCTAGCGACACTCTGGGGGAGCTCTGGCCTCCCCACGTACTGGGGCTCTGGGAGGGGAGAGATTTGCCCTTATCACACAGGTAGGAAGTGGTGGAGCCGAATCTGCCTCTCGGCCTGCACTCTCCCACCTTCTTCTGGAAGACCTAGcacagtggggtgggggaagggagcagaGGCTCCCAGGGGACCTAGAGTCAGAGGGGCCCATGGTAGGGAAAGTGGAGTGTATGGGAAGTCACAGGGAAGACCGGGGGACAGTCTGAGCTGAGATGGGCGCGGGAGAGATGAGTCCCAGCACCCCCGGGCAGCAAGGTCCTCACCCACAGCCGGACCTCCCCACCCTGCCGCAAATCCCACCCAAGGCTGGACCAAGGGCTCCTCAGTGTTGAGTGGCGCAACCCTCTCAGTTTGGGTGGCGGGGTCGGGAGGGTGGGTGGCTCCTGGGGACCGTGTCACCAGGAGGGGAAGGGACAgtggtgggtgggatggggctgAGCCCCACGCCTGACCCCATGTCTCTGTCCCCAGGCTGGCCCCTGGGCCCAGCATCGCACGGGAGAGTCTCCTCTGGATGGGCCTGCATTGGTCCTGGAGGCCTTGGCTGCGCTGCTGACTGCCGCACCAGGAGCGGTGCAGAGGGGAGGCGGGAGAGACCCTGGCCCTCGCCCCGCACCGGTCCCACGTCTGCTCGGGCGGTGGCTGCTCATGGTCGGTGCACTCAGAGTTCCTGGGGCTGAGGACCCCAGCAGCCTGCTTGCCCCCAGGACAGAGCGGCCGAGCCTCACACCATGTGCCCTCCTCAGCTGCCCAGCTGGAGCCCGGGTCCCAGGTGAGGATCTCTGCCTGCCTCACCCCGCGGCCGGAGGCTGCGCCGAGGCCACCACGCGCCGCCCACAGATGCCCACCGACGGGGCCTGATGGCTTCCTTCCTTGTGCCAAGTCACCCGGGAGCCCTGGTCCTGGtggcccctcctccaccccaactGTGTCCACTTCTGGGAGCCTGCCAGCCTGCGGACTGCATCCACGTAGCTCTGGGTACAGCCTCGAGAGACTGTGACACGGGGCTGCACGGGAGGAGAGGAGCAGCGGACGAGGGGCCTCCTTGGGGCTGATTCGCAGATGTGCCCCTTTCAAGCCCAGCTCTCACCCTCCGGGTGGCTCGATCCCCAGCTGCAGCCTCTTGCTGGGCCGGCCTGAGAGGGCCTGAGAATGGCACAGGGGAGGCTCTGCGCTGACCGCGTGGGTGCCCGCGTGTGAGTGCGCCTGTATGAGTGTGTGCgggtgtgagcgtgtgtgtgggTGCTCGTGCACACACACGAGTGGCTGTGCGTTGCAGCGGGCGCAGAACTGTTGAGCAGAGTGAGGTGTGCTGGGTGCCCCGTCCTCCCTGGGCTCGGGGCTCAGCCGGAGCTGCCTGGGGCTGCTTCCCAACAGGGAGAAAGCGTGCTGGAGGCCCAGGGGCCCAGGCTCACAGACCCCCTCCCACCCGCAGAGAACCCCCCATCGTGGGAGGGGCCCGGCGGTGGCCCTGGCTGGGGCTGTCTGCGCTCTGAGGGACTGGccgagggaggggctggggacgcGTCCTTAGCATGCGCTCCTGCCGCCGCTGTTCTTACGGTTCTGGCCTTGAGTACTTAGCTGCCTCTGCTTTCCCACCTCTTCCTCGTCTCCCCCACTGGGCCCTTGCTGCTTGACGGGCTCTCAGAGCACTTTATTTATTTGCCGTCTGTTTCTCAGGCAGTGGAGCTTCTACAAAATCAGACACCGACTTGAATAAGACAACTTCCACTTTTCTGGGTGTGATGTACTCTGCACCGGGCAGCAGCGTCTGGTCAGAGAAATGTTCTTGTTTCGGTTGTTGTCAAATCTTGTTGTCTGTCTCAGTTAAGAAGAAAGTCCTTTGAGTTCAATCACATAAAAACTGGAGGCCTCCTGTTTCTGCCGCcttggaggagagaggggctggcgGCGAGCTCACCCAACTCTGGTGGccgggagctgggggaggggagcacccCGAGGGCTCTAAGGGGGCGGGGCTGAGGGCGGGGCTGGTGCTGGATCAGAAGATGCAGCGAGACCCGACCTGACCCGGACCACTGCTCCCGTGAGGGGAAGGCAGCAGCACAGGCCTGGCCCAAGAGGTGGCACTTTGTCCCATTCACAAACTTCATTTGAATAAACTAACACCTAAGCCTTTTCTTCATCTTGGAGGCTGGTGTTAGAAGGCGCGTAATTCAGCTGAACCCCGGGGGTGGGCTGGGGTAGGTGAGGTGGCATGGACCGTCTGCAGATCATTTTGTGTCCCCGAAGGCCCTTCCGCAGCAgcaggtggcagggtctccatcACCTCCCAGCTGGCCAGGTGGTGCCTGAGTTTTGGAGAAGGTCAACCCCCGGGACTGGAAACCTGCCTCCCTTACCCCCACCTTAGACGCAAGCTGTCCCGGCAGAGGAGCCGGGGCGGGGGCTCCGAGGCTGCTGCAGGGGGAGGGTGGGCCGAGGacagagggctgggggagggcagcaCCCGCCTCGGAGGAAGGAAGGCCCATAGGACCCAGGAGAGGGGTGTCCTGAGGACTCGGGGTGTGGTCACGCGAGGAGCGCAGCCTGGGGTAAGACACCTGTCGCCAAGAGCTCCGCAGGGGTCAAGGCACCTTGACAAGAGGGCCCATCCAACATCCGCCACCCTAGGAGGGAGGGGTAGACCCCAGT
Coding sequences:
- the LOC133081548 gene encoding small integral membrane protein 10-like protein 2A, which translates into the protein MAASAALSAAAAAAALSGLAVRLSRSAAARGSYGAFCKGLTRTLITFFDLAWRLRVNFPYFYIVASVMLNVRLQVRIE